A segment of the Nitrosopumilaceae archaeon genome:
CTTGGAACCAATAATGAAAATTTTGTTGAGGGTTTTGTGATAATTAACGTACCATTGGATTCAACATTACAACCAGAAAAAGGAATAACATTACAAAACCTATCAGGTGATCAAATTAATCTTCTTAATGTTCAAGTATTTTACACCGCTAATGCACTTGCAACACTTCCACATGAAGTAATAGTGGATAAGATCTCATTTTACATAATTCAAGACAATACAGGTAAGATTCCAAAAGAAATGATTCGTAAAACACTAGATATTTCGATACCATCAAGTATCAATGAATTATCAAATACTGAAACCAAGGTAAAGAATATTCTTGCGCAAAAGTATAATCTTACTGATAATGATCTAGGAATGATATCAGTTAGAATACAAAGTATTTCAGTTGGAGTTGGTACTCTCATAGATGATCATGCCATATCATTAATTACAATACAGCCCCAAACAAGCTCCTAAATCAGATCTAGAATTCTATTATAAAAGTAATGTTAGATATTATAAAAATAATAAAAAGAAAATGAGAGATTTAGAGTTTTAGGAATCCTCTAGTCTTTGCAGTTACTGCTACCACGCTAACTATTGCAATTACAAGAACTAGTGATGCAATTGAACCAAATTCTGGTAACATTGTACTGTTAGTCGTACTGTTAATTGTAGTTGTTGAATTGTTTGTTTGTGTACTAGATGCTCCCACTATGACTTGACCAGTCATCCATGGATGAATTTCGTCAAAATAGTTGATTGCTCCTATATCAGCAGTTGTAAATGTGTGAGAAAATGTCTGTCCAGGTGAAAGGTATTGACTGTCAAATACAGAACCAGTAGTATTATCGTTTTGTTTTCCACTTGTTACTGTGTGAGGTGATCCTGTACCTGTGTCTGTCCATGTAACTGTATCACCTGGTGACACTTGTACTGGATTTGGTGTAAAACAGTCATTTGTTGCTGCACAAGCTTGATTACTGATATTACCTTTTACTACGGTGAAAGTATTTGCAAATGCGGATGGGGTAAATGCCACAATACCAACTAGAGTCAAAACAACAAGGAATGAACCTATTGTTTTTGACTTCATGGATATGCTATTTATTCAAGTGATAAAAAAGTATTTGTATTTCTGGTGATTATGTCTATTTCTTGTCGTAAATATGAATAATCTTTACGATGACTGATATTAATAAAAAGAAAATGAGAGATTTAGAGTTTTAGGAATCCTCTAGTCTTTGCAGTTACTGCTACCACGCTAACTATTGCAATTACAAGAACTAATGATGCGACTGGACCAAATTCTGGGACTGCATTATTGTTTGTTGCGTTAGGTGTTTCAGTTGGTGCCGGTGTTGTTGAAGCTGCTGCTACAGTTACAACTCCTACCATCCAAGGATGAAGTTGGCAATAGTAGTTGAATGTTCCAGCATCTGCGAATGTATGTGAAAATGTTGTTCCTGGTTTGAAAGTACTAAAACCAGTGTCAAAGACAGAACCAGTTGTATTATCATTTGGACCATTTCCACTTGATACAGTATGTAATTGTGCATCAGTATTTGTCCATGTGACTGTACCACCTACGTCTACAGATACATTACCTGGTTGAAAACAATCTGTTGTACATGATCCAGAACTTCCAGCTCCTTTTTTTACTGTAACACTAGCTGTTGATTGAGCAAAGGCTGATGGAGCAAATGCCACAATACCAACTACTAAGGTTACAATAACGAACAGTGAACCTATTAGTTTTGAGTTCATGGATCCTGCTAATTCTAAGCCACTATAAAAACGTGTTTGCTTTTCTCATTATTTTTGCAATTGCCCAAGAGGAATAGATTGCACCTAGACCCGCAAATATCAAAACTGTTGCAGATGTTGTAATCATAATAAACTGAGTATTACCTGTAACAATTGAGATTAATGTCAAAGATAACACTCCCGAAATTGTTGTAATTATAATTTTTGGATTTAGTTTTTTGGTTTCTCTAACGGATTTAATGGCAAGACCTGCAGGCCAAAGATAAGTTGCACCAATCAATGATGATGCCATTATTCCTGATGATATAACTGAAAGATTGTTATTTCCAATTGTTGAGAATTTTGCCATTTGAAGAATTCCAAGAAGAGGCGATATTCCTGCTCTCACAGTTTCTTGCAAAAGAGGGTGTGTTCTTTCCGCATCAGCTACTGTTGGACTAAATGAATAGTAAACAGTATTGAATGCATTAAGAAAACTTGAACCAGCTACAGTTGTCATGATTGTATTGTCTCTATATTCTCTTAAGAATTGTACTTGCGGTGCAAGCTCTGATCCATACG
Coding sequences within it:
- a CDS encoding PEFG-CTERM sorting domain-containing protein, coding for MKSKTIGSFLVVLTLVGIVAFTPSAFANTFTVVKGNISNQACAATNDCFTPNPVQVSPGDTVTWTDTGTGSPHTVTSGKQNDNTTGSVFDSQYLSPGQTFSHTFTTADIGAINYFDEIHPWMTGQVIVGASSTQTNNSTTTINSTTNSTMLPEFGSIASLVLVIAIVSVVAVTAKTRGFLKL
- a CDS encoding plastocyanin/azurin family copper-binding protein, whose translation is MNSKLIGSLFVIVTLVVGIVAFAPSAFAQSTASVTVKKGAGSSGSCTTDCFQPGNVSVDVGGTVTWTNTDAQLHTVSSGNGPNDNTTGSVFDTGFSTFKPGTTFSHTFADAGTFNYYCQLHPWMVGVVTVAAASTTPAPTETPNATNNNAVPEFGPVASLVLVIAIVSVVAVTAKTRGFLKL
- a CDS encoding CFI-box-CTERM domain-containing protein; its protein translation is MLPLLILPVFGQISSQQIKLTSGGTIKVGFSTDPANPNPGDQTKLKISFINKQTNAIQPHIDYRVTVTKGQNQVFGIPITHVGEEGAVSIPYQFQDAGDYQITVSVEGILFQPIPPETATFSITAGSSQPTQPSQPTQPVQPKSGCLIATAAYGSELAPQVQFLREYRDNTIMTTVAGSSFLNAFNTVYYSFSPTVADAERTHPLLQETVRAGISPLLGILQMAKFSTIGNNNLSVISSGIMASSLIGATYLWPAGLAIKSVRETKKLNPKIIITTISGVLSLTLISIVTGNTQFIMITTSATVLIFAGLGAIYSSWAIAKIMRKANTFL